The Onthophagus taurus isolate NC chromosome 2, IU_Otau_3.0, whole genome shotgun sequence genome includes a window with the following:
- the LOC111424933 gene encoding retinol dehydrogenase 14-like has translation MNCFMFYTISFIITIIFITVVLKLYFKLRIKPLKTYTCLIGKTVIITGANTGIGYVTAIDLAQRGAKVILGCRNEEKAQEAVKNIIKQTKNENVSYKILDLKSFQSVREFAKEINKNEDKIDILINNAGVGGVGNKLTEDGNQMTLQVNYLSHFLLTHLLIDKLKNGDKSRIINVSSVMARYANINVKNLNEYSANLHPVLGRLRLYANSKLCQIYFTIILAEKLKGTGICVNVLHPGSVQTNIFRKIPYEIFVNIISRIFFKTPEEGARTSIFLATSKLIDYISGKLFDNCSQIEFYKSARDKILGAEIWNKSEELVSLEQDEKIF, from the exons atgaactGCTTCATGTTTTATACAATATCatttattataacaataattttcataacagtagtactaaaattatattttaaattacgtATAAAACCTCTTAAAACATACACGTGTTTAATCGGAAAAACTGTAATAATAACTGGTGCAAATACGg gTATAGGATATGTAACAGCCATAGATTTAGCACAAAGAGGTGCGAAAGTTATTCTGGGTTGTAGAAATGAAGAGAAAGCTCAAGAAGctgtaaaaaatattataaaacaaacaaaaaatgaaaacgttTCCTACaaaatattagatttaaaatcgtttcaaTCAGTTAGAGAATTTGCGaaagaaattaacaaaaatgaagataaaattgatatattaataaataatgccGGTGTAGGAGGtgttggaaataaattaaCTGAAGATGGAAATCAAATGACCCTTcaagttaattatttatcaCATTTTTTGCTTACACATTTACTTATTG ataaattaaaaaatggcgATAAAAGCCGTATAATTAACGTCTCATCTGTAATGGCAAGATATGCAAATATTAAcgtgaaaaatttaaatgaatactCCGCGAATTTACATCCCGTTTTAGGAAGACTTCGATTGTatgcaaattcaaaattatgtcaaatttatttcacTATAATTTTGGCGGAAAAATTGAAAGGAACAGGAATATGTGTTAATGTTTTACATCCAGGTTCTGTGCAAaccaatatttttagaaaaattccgtatgagatttttgttaatataatttcaaggattttctttaaa acTCCAGAAGAAGGTGCTAGAACCAGTATCTTTCTCGCTACTTCTAAGTTAATTGATTATATTTCTGGAAAATTATTCGATAATTGTAGccaaattgaattttataaatcagCAAGAGATAAAATTTTAGGTGCAGAGATTTGGAATAAATCCGAGGAATTAGTTTCATTAGAACaagatgaaaaaatattttag
- the LOC111425020 gene encoding retinol dehydrogenase 14-like isoform X2: protein MVDLISFSLVLIILGVILKIYIKLSVKHNGCYKCLVGKTAVVTGSNTGIGYITALDFAKRGCKVILACRNKVKAEAAVFEIQKETNNKNVIYKHLDLSSFKSIRDFAGDFNQMESKLDILVNNAGGIGFENKFTDDGLQVILQTNYAGPFLLTHLLLDKLKKSESGRIVNVAALAGRLAGNIDLNDLNKHPKDATGFYSPVQTYKNTKLCNILFTIELAKKLYGTNVTTNTLHPGIIDTNFLLTIPFFRKLIQFIGKFYFLTPLEGAQTTIYVALSNDLEGVSGKLFDNCREVGMYSNAKDPNMAKKLWEISEKWCKIEENEKIR from the exons atggttgaTTTAATATCTTTCTCTCTTGTGTTAATAATATTGggtgttattttgaaaatatatataaaactcAGTGTGAAACATAATGGATGTTATAAGTGTCTTGTTGGAAAAACTGCTGTTGTTACTGGTTCAAATACGg GAATTGGTTACATAACAGCGTTGGATTTTGCAAAAAGAGGTTGCAAAGTAATCTTAGCTTGTCGAAATAAAGTCAAAGCTGAAGCAGCTGTTTTcgaaattcaaaaagaaaccaataataaaaacgttatttaCAAACATCTCGATTTATCTTCGTTTAAATCAATAAGAGATTTTGCTGGTGATTTTAATCAAATGGAAAGCAAATTAgatattttagtaaataacGCAGGCGGAATCGGGTTTGAGAATAAATTTACTGACGATGGATTACAAGTAATTTTACAAACGAATTATGCAGGACCGTTTCTTCTAACCCACTTGCTTTTggataaactaaaaaaatccgAATCTGGTCGAATTGTTAATGTAGCTGCATTAGCGGGACGTTTAGCTGGCAATATTGatttaaacgatttaaataaGCACCCGAAAGACGCAACAGGATTTTATTCGCCTGTTCAAACGTACAAAAACACGAAATTGTGTAATATATTGTTTACAATTGAATTGGCTAAAAAATTATATGGCACGAATGTTACCACTAATACTTTACATCCAGGGATTATTGatactaattttttattaacgattccgttttttagaaaattaatacaatttattggaaaattttatttttta ACTCCTTTAGAAGGTGCTCAAACAACAATTTACGTTGCGCTATCTAATGATTTAGAAGGCGTTAGTggaaaattatttgataactGTCGTGAAGTTGGGATGTATTCAAACGCTAAAGATCCTAATATGGCTAAAAAACTTTGGGAAATAAGTGAAAAATGGtgtaaaattgaagaaaatgaaaaaattcgctaa
- the LOC111425229 gene encoding retinol dehydrogenase 11-like, with translation MINFLIAVFFFLICLKIYFKTRLNQHKCYKCLIGNTVVITGANAGLGFHTALDFAQRGAKIILACRNSQRAQEAVDKIIKATNNENVSYKIFDAASFKSIRNFAKEINETEEKIDILVNNVGGSGFRDERTEDGHLKIVQINHLAPFLLTHLLLGKLKRSPSARIVNIASWAGKFGRFKIGDLETYPNSGNDFISDAVTYANSKLYNILFTLELAKKLNGTNVTTNCLHPGTVNTDFFRLFPWYFREPARISGTLFFRNIEEGSRTYIYVSLSSDVKEVSGKFFDNCQEASLYSSASNPEHAKMLWVKSEELTKLSEDEKIK, from the exons atgattaattttttaatagccgttttcttttttctaatttgtttaaagatttattttaaaacacgtCTTAATCAGCACAAAtgttataaatgtttaattggGAACACAGTAGTGATAACAGGTGCAAATGCAG GACTCGGTTTTCATACAGCTTTAGATTTTGCACAACGCGgtgcaaaaataattttagcttGTAGAAATTCACAAAGGGCACAAGAAGCTGtagataaaattatcaaagcAACTAATAATGAGAATGTCAGTTACAAGATTTTTGACGCTGCTTCGTTTAAATCGATACGCAATTTTGCTAAAGAAATAAACGAAACTGAggaaaaaatcgatattttagtaaataacGTTGGTGGATCCGGATTTAGAGATGAAAGGACCGAAGATGGGCACTTAAAAATTGTCCAAATAAATCATTTAgcaccatttttattaacacatctCTTATTGGGTAAATTAAAACGATCACCATCAGCAAGAATAGTTAACATTGCTTCTTGGGCTGGAAAATTTGGACGGTTTAAAATTGGTGATTTGGAAACATATCCTAATTCTGGAAACGATTTTATTTCGGACGCTGTAACTTACGCTAATAGtaaattatacaatattttatttactttagaaTTAGCTAAGAAATTAAATGGAACTAACGTCACAACAAATTGTCTTCATCCCGGAACTGTTAACACTGACTTCTTTCGATTATTTCCTTGGTACTTCCGAGAACCTGCTCGAATTAGTGGAACATTGTTTTTTAgg aatattGAAGAGGGTAGCCGAACGTACATTTACGTGTCTTTGTCGAGCGATGTTAAAGAAGTATCtggtaaattttttgacaACTGTCAAGAAGCATCTTTATATTCATCAGCAAGTAATCCCGAGCATGCTAAAATGCTTTGGGTGAAATCAGAAGAATTAACAAAACTATCTGaggatgaaaaaattaaatga
- the LOC111425020 gene encoding retinol dehydrogenase 13-like isoform X1 — MIILNDTIIFYEKLIQIFIIILIISWRIYLKLRIKQTNSYTYLFGKVVIVTGANKGIGYFTALDLAKRGAKVILGCKNEQGAILAVKKIIYKTNNKNVSYKILNLMSFESIRKFAMEIDRNEEKIDVLINNAGVAGFGEYLTEDNLQITLQVNYFGPFLLTRLLMRSLKRSESARIINVASHMAKFAKIPKFQIDAYPNDLIDNFAKIRLYANSKLCMIYFTSALAKKLKGNNITVNALHPGGVQTDIFKRLPFQMFIKFITKTWFMTVEEGCRTSIYLATSNEVENVSGKMFDNCTEVDLEKYIKNWELEDIIWEQSEELVCLDRMEKNLIN; from the exons atgataatactAAAcgatacaataattttttatgagaaattaatacaaattttcattataatcttaataatatcatggcgaatttatttaaaattacgaataaaacaaacaaattccTACACTTATCTATTTGGAAAAGTTGTAATTGTAACAGGGGCAAATAAAG gAATCGGCTATTTTACCGCTTTAGATTTAGCAAAAAGAGGTGCTAAAGTAATTTTAGGTTGCAAAAATGAACAAGGAGCGATATTGgcagttaaaaaaattatttacaaaacaaataataaaaacgtttcttacaaaattttaaatttaatgtcgTTTGAATCaatacgaaaatttgctaTGGAAATTGAtcgaaatgaagaaaaaatcgatgttttaattaataacgcCGGAGTAGCAGGTTTTGGCGAGTATTTAACCGAGGATAATTTACAAATAACTCTTCAAGTTAACTATTTCGGACCATTTCTATTAACTCGCTTATTAATGAGATCTTTAAAACGATCGGAATCAGCTAGAATTATAAACGTTGCTTCGCATATGgcgaaatttgcaaaaattccaaaatttcaaatcgacGCTTATCCTAATGATTTAATCGACAATTTCGCAAAAATTCGTTTGTATGCAAACTCTAAATTGTGTATGATTTATTTCACAAGTGCGTTAGCGAAAAAATTGAAAGGAAATAACATTACTGTGAATGCTTTACACCCCGGAGGAGTTCAAACcgatatttttaaacgattaCCTTTCCAAatgtttatcaaatttattactaaaacttggtttatg ACTGTGGAGGAAGGATGTAGAACTTCAATCTATTTAGCTACGTCTAATGAAGTTGAAAACGTTTCTGGAAAGATGTTTGATAATTGTACTGAAGTTGATTTAGAaaagtatattaaaaattgggAGTTAGAGGATATTATTTGGGAACAATCTGAAGAATTGGTTTGTTTAGATagaatggaaaaaaatttgattaattaa